One window from the genome of Paramisgurnus dabryanus chromosome 24, PD_genome_1.1, whole genome shotgun sequence encodes:
- the LOC135720995 gene encoding uncharacterized protein, translating to MERGPGLLSTWSLNPWRPPLPPGGKTGPNNLQQTVSPNKWFLLVLPVVPRLTHASLHSGARERGAVNPACPEVSTKGRPCPVFDRPTSSEERAALGPPPPVEKERGRKMNDTRRNCVRTVLAVRGPKWRAAAVVFGDEVKSVSVMEGDSVTLHTDTKLQIKDEIEWMFGVESPDEIIAEYNREANTTSLNDERFKNHLYLNHQTGDLIITNITNKHTGVYRVEINRQPSVIFRHFSVTVYAPLPVPVISRDSSQCSSSSRCVLLCSVMNVRDVSLSWYKGNSLLSIISVSDLKIRLSLHLEVEYQDKNTYRCVLNNTITNQTQHLNIKNLCQRFGVDCCGFTEAVIRLVVSALVGVAAVTFLIYDIRSR from the exons ATGGAGCGGGGGCCCGGACTCCTGTCCACTTGGTCCTTGaacccgtggcgccctccgcttcctcctggaggcaaaACAG GGCCAAACAACCTACAGCAGACGGTTTCCCCAAACAAGTGGTTCCTGCTCGTGCTTCCGGTAGTTCcacggctcacccacgcttcccTTCACAGTGGGGCCAG AGAGAGAGGTGCAGTGAATCCCGCCTGTCCtgaggtctctacaaaggggcgcccctgtccggtGTTCGACCGCCCAACGAGTAGCGAGGagagggcagcgctcggcccg CCGCCGCctgtagagaaagagagagggaggaAGATGAATGACACGAGGAGAAACTGTGTCCGTACCGTACTTGCTGTACGTGGTCCCAAGTGGAGAGCCGCAGCCG TTGTGTTTGGTGATGAAGTGAAGTCAGTGTCAGTGATGGAGGGAGATTCTGTTACTCTACACACTGATACTAAACTACAGATTAAAGATGAGATCGAGTGGATGTTTGGTGTTGAGAGTCCAGATGAGATCATAGCTGAATATAACAGAGAAGCAAACACAACATCATTAAATGATGAAAGATTCAAGAATCATTTATATCTGAATCatcagactggagatctcatcatcacaaacattacaaacaaacacactgGAGTTTATAGAGTAGAGATCAACAGACAACCTTCTGTCATCTTCAGACACTTCAGTGTTACTGTCTATG CTCCTCTGCCTGTTCCTGTCATCTCCAGAGACTCTTCACAATGTTCATCGTCATCAAGATGTGTGTTATTGTGTTCAGTGATGAATGTGAGAGATGTGAGTCTGTCCTGGTACAAAGGAAACAGTTTATTGTCCATCATCAGTGTGTCTGATCTCAAAATCAGACTCTCTCTTCATCTGGAGGTTGAATATCAGGATAAAAACACATACAGATGTGTACTCAACAATACCATCACAAACCAAACTCAACATCTCAACATCAAGAATCTCTGTCAGAGGT ttgGTGTCGACTGTTGTGGTTTTACTGAAGCTGTGATTCGATTGGTCGTCTCTGCTCTGGTGGGTGTGGCTGCTGTCACATTTTTGATTTATGACATCAGATCCAGATGA